The following nucleotide sequence is from Rhizoctonia solani chromosome 15, complete sequence.
aagaggtcaagttctgaggcttaaggctctcagaaccctccttatatattcacagagaaggggaagagtaattacatgtacaaacatcataacaaagataaggtcacatgaccagagataagaaaacaagatcacatgacctttagtcatgtgatgagattacataataagcgctcagcgcctaaataaagatgcatatatccataaatcttcatgaaaatagcgcatatattcactatttctttgacttagtggattctaaggtggtcacgcctctagggcatgacaataTTCACAAAGCTAACATTTTTGACATACCAAAAAGCACTTACACTCTAGTAAGTAACTGCAAAAAATTTCTACACTAGTCTATAACTGTACATTGGGTTGGCTGCCAGTTGTACCAGTATTAGACTAACTGATAACTTGTTTAAATCACCCTACAGCAACATGTCTTGCGTCATGCGCAGCGCATGGACGTACAACCCTGGGCAGGCGCTGGCAGCCCCCAAACGTTGCAGacctgttatggatatgacatttcttctttaatctgtacttattttattaatttcACTAGTAATcctacagtaaacaaatgagataaagatgcaaactaaggttttcaaggtccctctatccaatagtgacctctacaaaacctacaaacctctggaatacccttaatatgcgatgccttttgcatatatgctgttttctcacccatttaaatatatataaattcagctgagtagataaacagtaacaagtaatatttcttgtcacaactaagcttggacctatgatacaagtgggcttaaagtccgtggccctatcaccaatggactatgagacaaagaggggcgacaaaggcccaaggggtatggtataggtagagggcaacgagGCCTGGGTTAGGGGTttgtagtaaagtgcacttatggccaactaggggcctgggcaatgggtaagggtaagcttaggatgaattgacaaagaggtcaagtcttgctgttctagcggcaacttgacctagttTATATACACGagaggagccacatcaaaaacaacattacaaaacagtgagtcatttacaatttcacatcatatatccaatatgtcacgtgatcttgatgagtcataatatataccaaaaaaggaaactatctcagaaaaaaggtagaaaatagtagaaaattatgtcatgccaattaaggtcatgacattaccccctcttcaagctccaactgcctCAGGATGTTCCTTATAAAATTCCTCTAAGGCTTCTTGAGCATTCCCCACATTGTCTgttggttcccatgagttacTTCCTTTGTCATAACCTTTCCACTTGACTAGGTACCAGAGTTTTCTTGATTTCCCCcgtcctttccatttgctgtCTATGATTctttctactttgtattcctcttcaccttcttctgtgataatgggtgcaggttgaggaggattgCGGCCATGGGGATCGGGGTGAAATTTGGTTAGGAGATTGATATGGAAaactgggtgtatgcgcattgTGTGAGGTAGTTGTAGCTTGTATGCGTGCgatccaattttctcaatcaCTAGGTAGGGGCCTAACTTTTTATGGCTAAGTTTGATGGACGGCCTATCAGTAGATATGTTCTGATGGCTTAACCAAACTTTATCCCCtacttggatttcttcttcttccctgtgCCGTTGGTCGTAGAAATATTTCATTTTTTCTTGTGCTAAAGATAATGCTGCTTTGACTTTGTCgtagcctttttccagaaatTCTGCATGCTCATCTGCATTGGGAACTGTTTCATCTAATTTTTGTCCAATAGTAAATCGTGGGTTCATCCCATAGCATATTTGAAAAGgtgatttgcctgttgatgTTTGTTTCAGATTGTTGAGGGCAAATTCTGCTATGGGTAATAGTGAGACCCAATTGGATTGGCGATGATTTCCAAACATGCGAATAAAAACTTTGACTTCCCGTTGGATCCGCTCCGTTTGACCATCAGTTTGGGGATGATAAGCTGTGGAAAAAGTAGGTTTGATATCCAATCTTTTATACAAGTGTCTGATAAACTTGGCATTGAAGTTGGGGCCCCTATCAGATACTGTACTCCTGGGTAGTCCGTGCAATTTCCAGATGTACAACATAAAGAGGTTGGCTATATCAATAGCAGATGCTGTGGAATGGGTAGGAataaaatgaaccattttAGAGAATCTGTTGATGACTGTGAATATCGCATCAAATCCTTCCGACGTTGgtagtcccacaatcatatcataagCTATATCTTCCCAAGGACGTTCCGGAATTTGTAATGGTTTTAACAAGCCtacaggtacttgatttgtgGGTTTGGATCGAATGCAGGTTTCACAATGGCTGACGTAAGAGTTGACAAATTTTTTTAGGgatggccaatagtaatttTGTGAGACAAGTTCTAATGTCCtggcttgtcctggatgtcctgcagCCAATGCGTCATGCCTAGATTCCACAATGAGGTTCCTGATGGTGTCATCCTTTGGCACAAAGATTTTCCTTTGATGCCATAGTAACCCCTCCTTTAGTTCCCAATCTGTGactttttccttgttctgaaGCTTGAGCAAGATCTCTTTAAGACGTTTGTCCTCATAAATTGCTTTGCCAATTAGATCATTAATTTCCTGATCCGGAGTGATGGATGAAATAAAAAGTTCCGGCTtcaggagaacctggttctctacccccccttcaaggggtactaaaTCATAGCGTCGTGAGAGGATGTCCGCCTTTTTATTCTGTGCCCCAGGTCTGTAGATGATTTGGAAATTATAGTTGACTAAGAAGTTGGCCCATCTGATTTGCTGTTTATTCAGGGATTGAGACGTGGaaaagtattccaagttcttgTGATCCGTTAGAACTTGAACTGGTAATTCTGATCCTTCCAAcaaatggcgccattctttaaatgccctaatgactgcTAGCAATTCTTTGTTGAAAATATCGTAGTTCTTTTTGGCGGGTGacagggattttgatagataTGCTACAGGGGCCAGTTTCCCTTCAGGGTTGCGCTGAGATAATATGGCTCCTGTTGCGTAATCAGATGCATTGCATTCCACATAGAATTGTTTTGTAGTGTTGGGCTGTAAAAGCAACGGTGCTGAAGTAAGACATTTTTTTAGGCCAtcaaaggattgttgttccgcctgttcccatttccaagtacTGTCTTTTTTGAGCAGGTTGTACAGAGGTCGTGCCATATTACCAaagttgggaataaattGTCTGTAAAAATttacaaatcctaagaattcttgaatattcttgacattcttaggtgttgaccaattCATAGCGTCTGTAACTTTAGACTGATCCACTTCTATGCCAAATTCGGATATAATAAACCCTAAGTAATCGATTTtcttgacgtggaaatggcatttctCAATATTACAGAAGAGGTCATTGTCTTGTAGTCTTTTGAGCACTTCTCGTACATGGGCTTCATGATCTTTTTCATTTAGAGAGAAAACTAGAATGTCGTCTAAGTAAATGATGACATAAACATCTAAAAGATCCCGGAATATTTTGTTCATCATGTCCTGAAAAGCCGCCGGCGCATTTGtcaatccaaaaggcataaccaagtattcaaatagtccgtattttgtcttgaaggctgttttccattcattgccttccttgatccggaCTAAATTATATCCTGCCTTGAGatcaaatttgctaaagattttagcaccttgtaatttctcaatgaggttctgtggcaagggcaggggatagacgtttttcttggtcatacTGTTCAGACGCCAATAgtccacacacatgcgtaacttcccatttttttttttttgacaaataatatGGGAGAGGCCATGGGGGATTTAGACGGGCGGATTAAACCTGCTTTGAGTTGTTTCTCAATGGTTTCTTTAAGTTCCGCATCCTCCCTTGGACCTAAACTGTATATGGGACCATGTTGTGGTCGCGCATCCGGGAGTAACTCAATGGCAATATTGTAAGGACGGTGGGGTGGTAATTTGGATGATTCTTCTTCAGAGAAGACCTTGGAAAATTCCTGATAAGGTAGTGgtatttcttctactgccttgagttctaAGACAGCGGGTACAGACAGACAATTATTGGAACAATATAACAAGTTGAAAACgagtgtatgtttttcccatgatatttggggattgtgctTTTTTAACCACGACATCCCTAAAACTAATTGATGGTTTccaatattggaaatatgACACTCTAATTCTTTGGTgtggttgccaatggtacatttaaaccaagtaaaatgagtgatttggccagaatcaatttTGCGGCCATCAATAATGCGTAGTTTCTTGGgaattggatgtatataagTTGGAAGCCAATAGGTTTCtactaaaagagggtggatgaagcaagaagttgccccagagttgatcatggcttttccttgaaaaggtttagccaaaaaacttgatttttgagttTTAGGAGtctcacacggatttgcagagaacgatgcatatatttgagatgtattacataaAGAGAGTATTTTGAAATCATCGTTTTCataatgcaaatccgcaagcatacagccaagtgccttactccttagtcggccttggcttttccttttcccgattcttcctcatcagagacaacttcaattctattttcttctttaggcctttcccaagaccattcaacattagccacatgtccagacatgggcttagaGGGACAGTTGCGTGCAAAATGGCCCTTTCCGCCGCACACATGGCAGGTTAGATTTGCAAAaccccttccatcaagatccatgggaCCTGGACCCTTGCTTGTGGCTAACACCGGGACAGGGGCAACAATTGATTTAACTGGGGCGGCCGCTGCAGGGCGCTCATCTTTTTTTAGGGAGGGGAATGGGATCATGGTGTCCTTGGATTCTCCATTCCAACAAACATTTGGCATATTGCCCGAGGTTGTGCGTACAATTGAGGTAATGGCacctttcttggcgcggcgAGTAGTGGGATCAATCATATATACATTGTCCCCTACATTTAGACGTGTACGAGTGGGAGTGGAGTtggaagtggaagtgggggTTGCAGAGGAAGGGGCGCAAGCAGTAGGAATAGACGGATTGGACAGGCGAGTGGATTCAATATGATTGGCAATTTCTTCCGCCTTGTCATAGACTTGTTGGGCAGTAGCACGACGCCACTGGAACATTGTTGAAagcatgatgtccttgatTTCATTTTTGAGTCCATCATAGTACTTGTCACGCAGTGTCTCATTGCTATAACCAAGAGAGACTGAGTACTGTTGGAATTCACGAGTATATTCCTGGACCAAAGCCTTCTGCCGCaagttgttccatttttgCCAATATTTTTCATCGCAATTAGTGTCCACATAGTGCTTAGTAAACTCGGCCCAAAAAGTGTCAATGTCTTCCAAAAGAGGAACTGCTTCTCccctgaacaccttcctttctttaTATGGGCAAACCCAGTCTTCGGCAGCTCCCTCAAAATATGATGTAACCCACAAGATTTTTTCCTTGTGGGATTGGTTGGCCccttttgcccttatataAGCTTGGCAGGCAATAATGAAATTGAGGGCGTCTTCTTTCTTGCCGCTAAACTTGTttggcttggcaaatttcaAATCAGAGTTAGAAGACGTAGGGGCAGGTGGGGGATTGATAGTGGTGGCAGTGCCAGAAGGTGGGGGTGGAATTGTGGAGCAAGAGGAggattgatgaagaagctgatcttgcacagcctgAATGGATGTTGCCGCCCCTTGGATTTGATTGGAATAAAAGATATGTTGGTTACGTGATTGTTCTCGATGTTCCTCTAACTCTGCCCTTAACAACGCAATTTGATCATGTTGCGCGTCATAAGATCCTTGTAGTTGAGAGAATTCTTTTTTTAAAATGATCATGTTTTGGGCAACCATGTTCAACAATTCACAATCAGACATATGGTCAAAGGACATGGGAGAATATACATGGggcggcacagccgcaggagcaggagtgtgAGTTTGAGAAGATGGTTCAGACCATCCTGATTGTACTTGGGGGTTGATTAAGCTAGTCCCTTCCATCACGCCCAAGCCAGGCGTTGTCGTGCAATACGGCAAAGAACTCATAGTCCCAATAGTAGTGAATTTGCCcccttccatcttgggtaGCGTCCTGGATAGATGTGTGTAGATTGTCAAGCTCAATTTCCTTTTCTACTAATAGCCTGTCTTTTTCCTCAATAagcctttcttgctcttcaatggTTAGAGCAAGGTTGCAATTATGTGCTTCAAGGTTTGCAATTAAATTCCTATGTTCTTGTGCCTCTGTTTCGTATATGGTGTTGAGGCGTTCTGCAAAGGATCGATGGCTTTTTAGAATTGCAATATTTTGAACAAGGCCGGGTTCCTCGATTTGGGCTATGTGTTCTTCGAGGTTTTCAATTCAACCCGAAAGGATATGGTTGATGTCAAGGAGAGTTTTTTTGAGGTAGAGATATCAAGTGACAATGGAGTATGGCCAAAAAATGGCAAAAAGAACAAGATCTAAAAAATCGAACACTAGAGTGCGTTCCCGAtataaattggtactcaATCAGATAGATAGAAACGGATTTATAGCGCtaaatactaactgtttgcttccTCACTAGCGTTAGACTATCCCTATACtaatatcaacagctgtgtacaagcgtgatTATTAATTGggtttttagtaagcggaGATTtagctgactaacagcgtatggctaaaggtgcggacaccctgatatgcggacaattgctAGCAAGGGGCTATCCCGCGGTCTTACTGCTactcgtattcctgtctttgattattacacaggggctacaatgtgataGCTATTCAGACGttggtgcttatccaagcgtaggtctcgtttgttgacaagagtacaagtgaaaaagacttgacctagtgtcacgactaagctcggacctatgatacaagtgggcttaaagtccgtggccctatcaccaatggactatgagacaaagaggggcgacaaaggcccaaggggtatggtataggtagagggcaacgagGCCTGGGTTAGGGGTttgtagtaaagtgcacttatggccaactaggggcctgggcaatgggtaagggtaagcttaggatgaattgacaaagaggtcaagtcttgctgttctagcggcgacttgacctagtttaTATACACGagaggagccacatcaaaaacaacattacaaaacagtgagtcatttacaatttcacatcatatatccaatatgtcacgtgatcttgatgagtcataaatatataccaaaaaaggaaactatctcagaaaaaaggtagaaaatagtagaaaattatgtcatgccaattaaggtcatgacatttctcttgtttgtagcatttattattcaagattctatcttgtggctacacacagaaatattcagggtcccccctgttgcataggcaagtgctccggcgcttaatcagcccttaagcgccaatgcactaaatgcgccttttctccatcacccgggcatcccacactgccaaattgcttgcgcttaggtgcgcatgtttgtgcgctccagaacgctgggtcaaactcccaaaacggacaacatttggcagagttatgccccatttactgtatgTACCCAATgtagaggtatcctacctttgggactgtttactccaaggatgaaacacttaaccttgggacatctaaggacccacacaggtaaatactgctttggggcaaacattgccttggggcaaatattaggatttgttgtttgtttactatgtaccaaagtattggctccctcaagtgtttcagttgccacatgtacctcctgtaccccctcttggtatcaatcatgtatatacttgtttgtgcgccttctcagggtataaaaggaccctgtgaagacgcttctaatgcatcctacttttactcttatatattgacatatacacacaagcctttaacagcttatctgcgcatttactttagtgattgactcactgtaaatagcataggaggttatttggcgcactaagaccataggccagtcccaacagacacagggtaacctattagtgtacttactgcaaccctgtgccccttgactgtcacagttgttgagttcaacattgagtatagtgcaatggtactgtaaggattgttgtgattgagtgatagtgtttcaatccaccataccccctatattgtagatagctttatctacaatatctcataaatcctagatatattttaggtaaaccccataagtcttaagtcttacttaagcatatataagtcctatactcattaggcaaatcctataaatcctgtacattagtcaggtaaccctcttacttaaggtactatcccagagaccttaagtatacatacccttagtcacttaggcttaagtaacattagtctaaggtactatacataaccaaccacctgcacttcatagttgctagactatttgttaggagttgttattcctgataacctagcctatattgtgcatatattctgtgcatatattctgattcttaatactagttctcagttactcccatatacatcttgtatatagtaattctttcttactcctgtacttacacaactcttaacaccttatatattcaacagagaagggaagggtaattacatgtacaaacataataacaaagataaggtcacatgaccagagataagaaaacatgatcacatgactaaaggtcatgtgatgggATTGTGTAATAAGCGCCCAGCGCCTAAAATAGCATAatggtgcatatatccataaatcttcatgaaaatagcgcatatattcactatttcttcgacttagtggattctaaggtggtcacgcctctagggcatgacagtgTTAGCGTAAATGCATTGATATACAAAGTAAGCAAGAACAATATGCTCACAGATGAAGAATACAAAAGGCTATTAGAGATGCTACGCAACCAGGAGAGGTTGAGGACTGCTAGAGAATACAAACCTAGCCAGACCTCCGGAGCTGGACCATCAGGAGCCTGTTGTACCCTGCCAGTAACACTGGAAGAGGTTGAGGACAAGGGCAAGCGCGTCCATATAGTTGTATCCTCAGATGAAGAGTGTGAAAGTGAGTACAAACTAGCACCAAAAGGAAAGGGAAAAAGGAAAGGTAGAATCAAGAAAAATAGACCATGTACTAGCTTAGGCATAATAATTGACAAAGTACAATGTGACCCTGATATCAGCTATACAGAACGTGTCAAGTCCCAATCACTGCAGGAGAGTCAACTGGCAGACTGTATACCTGAGGG
It contains:
- a CDS encoding Retrotransposable element Tf2 protein, yielding MSWLKKHNPQISWEKHTLVFNLLYCSNNCLSVPAVLELKAVEEIPLPYQEFSKVFSEEESSKLPPHRPYNIAIELLPDARPQHGPIYSLGPREDAELKETIEKQLKAGLIRPSKSPMASPILFKNVYPLPLPQNLIEKLQGAKIFSKFDLKAGYNLVRIKEGNEWKTAFKTKYGLFEYLVMPFGLTNAPAAFQDMMNKIFRDLLDVYVIIYLDDILVFSLNEKDHEAHVREVLKRLQDNDLFCNIEKCHFHVKKIDYLGFIISEFGIEVDQSKVTDAMNWSTPKNVKNIQEFLGFVNFYRQFIPNFGNMARPLYNLLKKDSTWKWEQAEQQSFDGLKKCLTSAPLLLQPNTTKQFYVECNASDYATGAILSQRNPEGKLAPVAYLSKSLSPAKKNYDIFNKELLAVIRAFKEWRHLLEGSELPVQVLTDHKNLEYFSTSQSLNKQQIRWANFLVNYNFQIIYRPGAQNKKADILSRRYDLVPLEGGVENQVLLKPELFISSITPDQEINDLIGKAIYEDKRLKEILLKLQNKEKVTDWELKEGLLWHQRKIFVPKDDTIRNLIVESRHDALAAGHPGQARTLELVSQNYYWPSLKKFVNSYVSHCETCIRSKPTNQVPVGLLKPLQIPERPWEDIAYDMIVGLPTSEGFDAIFTVINRFSKMVHFIPTHSTASAIDIANLFMLYIWKLHGLPRSTVSDRGPNFNAKFIRHLYKRLDIKPTFSTAYHPQTDGQTERIQREVKVFIRMFGNHRQSNWVSLLPIAEFALNNLKQTSTGKSPFQICYGMNPRFTIGQKLDETVPNADEHAEFLEKGYDKVKAALSLAQEKMKYFYDQRHREEEEIQVGDKVWLSHQNISTDRPSIKLSHKKLGPYLVIEKIGSHAYKLQLPHTMRIHPVFHINLLTKFHPDPHGRNPPQPAPIITEEGEEEYKVERIIDSKWKGRGKSRKLWYLVKWKGYDKGSNSWEPTDNVGNAQEALEEFYKEHPEAVGA
- a CDS encoding Retrotransposon gag protein, with amino-acid sequence MEGGKFTTIGTMSSLPYCTTTPGLGVMEGTSLINPQVQSGWSEPSSQTHTPAPAAVPPHVYSPMSFDHMSDCELLNMVAQNMIILKKEFSQLQGSYDAQHDQIALLRAELEEHREQSRNQHIFYSNQIQGAATSIQAVQDQLLHQSSSCSTIPPPPSGTATTINPPPAPTSSNSDLKFAKPNKFSGKKEDALNFIIACQAYIRAKGANQSHKEKILWVTSYFEGAAEDWVCPYKERKVFRGEAVPLLEDIDTFWAEFTKHYVDTNCDEKYWQKWNNLRQKALVQEYTREFQQYSVSLGYSNETLRDKYYDGLKNEIKDIMLSTMFQWRRATAQQVYDKAEEIANHIESTRLSNPSIPTACAPSSATPTSTSNSTPTRTRLNVGDNVYMIDPTTRRAKKGAITSIVRTTSGNMPNVCWNGESKDTMIPFPSLKKDERPAAAAPVKSIVAPVPVLATSKGPGPMDLDGRGFANLTCHVCGGKGHFARNCPSKPMSGHVANVEWSWERPKEENRIEVVSDEEESGKGKAKAD